The genomic window ATACCATCTTTAAACTTTAATTTAATATTTTTATTATCTATATCAGTAATAATACCTATTACTACATTATTTTTTTTCTGTTCTATAAAATATTTATTTAAAGGATCTTCTGTTAATTGTTTAATTCCTAAAGAAATTCTTTCCCTTTCAGAATCTACTTGTAAAACAATAGTTGTAATATCATTACCTTTTTTATATTTATTAACTTCATCTTCTCCATTATTTATCCATGATAAATCAGATAAATGAACTAATCCGTCTATACCCCCAGTTAAACCAATAAAAATACCAAAATCTGTTATAGATTTTATTTTACCTTGAACATGATCACCTTTATTATAATTTTTAGAAAATTCTAACCAAGGATTACTTGTACATTGTTTAATTCCTAAAGAAATTCTTCTTCTTTCTTCATCAATATCTAAAACCATAACTTTAACTTTATCATTAACATTTACTATTTTTGTAGGATGTATATTTTTATTAGTCCAATCCATTTCTGATACATGAACTAATCCTTCTACTCCTTCTTCAATTTCAACAAAACATCCATAATCCGTTAAATTTGTTACTCGTCCTAATAATTGACTATTTTCAGGATAACGTGTTGATATAGATTTCCAAGGATCTTCTCCTAATTGTTTTAATCCTAATGAGACACGAGTTTTATCTTTATCAAATTTTAATATTTTAATTTTAATTTCTTCCCCAATATTAACAATTTCACTTGGATGTTTGACTCTTTTCCAAGCCATATCTGTTATATGTAATAAGCCATCAACACCACCTAAATCAACAAATGCCCCATAATCAGTAAGATTTTTCACTAATCCTTTAATTTCCATACCTTCATATATAGTATTAAGTAAATGATTTCTTTCAGCACTATTTTCTAATTCTATAACAGCTTTTCTCGATACAACAACATTATTTCTTTTTTTATCTAACTTTATAACTTTAAAATCTAATTCTTTTCCTTCTAAATGAGCAGTATCCCTAATTGGTCGAATATCTACTAAAGATCCTGGTAAAAAAGCTCTAATACTATTAAGTTCTACAGTAAATCCTCCTTTCACTTTACCAGTAATAATTCCTTTAATATTATTATTATTTAAATTA from Enterobacteriaceae endosymbiont of Donacia simplex includes these protein-coding regions:
- the rpsA gene encoding 30S ribosomal protein S1, which encodes MNECFAELFEESLKHKIINLGSIISGTIISIEKDIVLVDAGLKSESCIPISQFKNSQGNLEIKVGDIVDVSLDSIEDGFGETILSREKAKRHESWLILEKANLNNNNIKGIITGKVKGGFTVELNSIRAFLPGSLVDIRPIRDTAHLEGKELDFKVIKLDKKRNNVVVSRKAVIELENSAERNHLLNTIYEGMEIKGLVKNLTDYGAFVDLGGVDGLLHITDMAWKRVKHPSEIVNIGEEIKIKILKFDKDKTRVSLGLKQLGEDPWKSISTRYPENSQLLGRVTNLTDYGCFVEIEEGVEGLVHVSEMDWTNKNIHPTKIVNVNDKVKVMVLDIDEERRRISLGIKQCTSNPWLEFSKNYNKGDHVQGKIKSITDFGIFIGLTGGIDGLVHLSDLSWINNGEDEVNKYKKGNDITTIVLQVDSERERISLGIKQLTEDPLNKYFIEQKKNNVVIGIITDIDNKNIKLKFKDGILGNVKLSEYKNHKIDNILKYFKKGQNIEGKINSIDRKTRIVYMTINLNIIEDKMIKKNKKNNFSNIMTEAFKAAKCE